The Acidimicrobiales bacterium genome includes a window with the following:
- a CDS encoding ABC transporter substrate-binding protein, whose product MTTVPALSFATSASELVGPILDGRVEAEGFELLASVCSPSEIFWRQLHYGGFDVAEMALPALLVAREHGIEMVALPAFPARRFPQVELSAHPDSGIDAPADIAGKRFAVVEFAQASMVWTRGILEHDFGVKASSVTWIVERSDEVSYASAVGFTPPEGVRVEHMPAGETLRTMLETHQADVAPAGAPRALTVVERNRMASAGREVAYRPVFDDKAGECRRFFAAHGYIPSNHCYALRADVAREHPAAVSALWRALVASKALADAEQHLPDALFFDAEYLARTAADFGDDPYPYGFAANRQLLADLIGFCHEQGVIGEAPAPEALFPEELLDT is encoded by the coding sequence ATGACCACCGTGCCCGCCCTCTCCTTCGCGACGAGCGCCTCCGAGCTCGTCGGGCCGATCCTCGACGGGCGGGTCGAGGCGGAGGGCTTCGAGCTGTTGGCGAGCGTCTGCTCGCCGTCGGAGATCTTCTGGCGCCAGCTGCACTACGGCGGCTTCGACGTCGCCGAGATGGCCCTCCCCGCCCTCCTCGTCGCCCGCGAGCACGGGATCGAGATGGTCGCCCTCCCCGCCTTCCCGGCGCGCCGCTTCCCCCAGGTCGAGCTCTCGGCCCACCCCGACTCGGGGATCGACGCCCCCGCGGACATCGCCGGGAAGCGCTTCGCGGTGGTCGAGTTCGCGCAGGCCTCGATGGTCTGGACGCGGGGGATCCTCGAGCACGACTTCGGGGTGAAGGCCTCCTCGGTGACCTGGATCGTCGAGCGCAGCGACGAGGTGAGCTACGCGAGCGCGGTGGGCTTCACCCCACCCGAGGGGGTGCGCGTCGAGCACATGCCGGCCGGCGAGACGCTGCGCACGATGCTCGAGACCCACCAGGCCGACGTCGCGCCGGCCGGTGCGCCGCGGGCGCTCACCGTCGTCGAGCGCAACCGCATGGCGAGCGCCGGCCGCGAGGTCGCCTACCGCCCGGTCTTCGACGACAAGGCGGGGGAGTGCCGGCGCTTCTTCGCCGCCCACGGCTACATCCCCTCCAACCACTGCTACGCGCTGCGCGCCGACGTCGCCCGCGAGCACCCCGCGGCCGTCTCGGCCCTCTGGCGGGCGCTCGTCGCCTCCAAGGCGCTCGCCGACGCCGAGCAGCACCTCCCGGATGCGCTCTTCTTCGACGCCGAGTACCTGGCGCGCACCGCCGCCGACTTCGGCGACGACCCCTATCCCTACGGCTTCGCCGCCAACCGCCAGCTGCTCGCCGACCTCATCGGCTTCTGCCACGAGCAGGGCGTCATCGGCGAGGCGCCGGCACCCGAGGCGCTCTTCCCCGAAGAGCTGCTCGACACCTGA